In the Populus trichocarpa isolate Nisqually-1 chromosome 1, P.trichocarpa_v4.1, whole genome shotgun sequence genome, one interval contains:
- the LOC18094382 gene encoding auxin-responsive protein SAUR36, with the protein MIKRIRGFRLGRKKLARFFKWIAQRRREPARLCSRDHPRRPCNSISKILDMARYFTRGAKTLCFPNSDPGYIKLGHAKPMEVPKGHLAVYVGESDGDTRRELVPVIFFNHPLFAELLQRTERVNGYNHSGGITIPCGYSEFEKVKTRIAAWENCHNSIWTRHYKYW; encoded by the coding sequence ATGATCAAGAGAATTAGAGGGTTCAGGCTTGGACGCAAGAAACTAGCAAGATTCTTCAAATGGATTGCCCAACGCAGAAGAGAACCAGCTCGTTTGTGCTCCAGGGACCACCCAAGAAGGCCCTGCAATTCCATTTCCAAAATCTTGGACATGGCTCGATATTTTACACGTGGAGCTAAAACTCTCTGTTTTCCAAATTCGGATCCGGGTTATATCAAATTGGGTCATGCGAAACCAATGGAGGTACCCAAAGGACACTTGGCTGTGTACGTGGGCGAATCAGATGGAGACACGAGGAGGGAATTGGTGCCTGTCATTTTCTTCAATCACCCTCTCTTTGCAGAGCTATTACAGAGAACGGAGCGGGTAAACGGGTATAATCATTCGGGTGGGATTACTATACCGTGTGGGTATTCGGAGTTTGAGAAGGTAAAGACGAGGATTGCCGCCTGGGAAAATTGCCATAATAGTATATGGACGAGGCATTATAAGTATTGGTGA